In the genome of Quercus robur chromosome 3, dhQueRobu3.1, whole genome shotgun sequence, one region contains:
- the LOC126719152 gene encoding pectinesterase 3-like produces the protein MAKKVNRSLRDIELSNLSIEVKSDVQSCKDDLGMNVHLLVETIASLGANFSVAGADLGMIGKSLVNCELFQSNYMNELIKSDSKFFIRRNEIKLLKEHRGLFIAFFITSSFLNTRYEVHDSTKAWLIHSFPNEFSRSEVTPNIVVAKDGTGVVETIREAIRHAPLVIPGLPKFQFVGENWQTTIIQGELYRIEKELSTLHTTTFTMKGPNFIGEELTILNMAGPDKHQVVALVVSAPEMAF, from the exons ATGGCCAAAAAGGTAAATAGGAGTCTTAGAGATATTGAACTTTCTAATTTGTCCATAGAGGTCAAATCGGATGTTCAATCTTGCAAAGATGATTTGGGTATGAATGTACATCTGCTTGTTGAAACTATTGCATCTCTAGGGGCTAATTTCTCTGTGGCTGGGGCAGATTTGGGTATGATTGGAAAATCGTTGGTAAACTGTGAGCTGTTTCAGTCAAACTATATGAATGAGTTGATTAAAAGTGATTCTAAATTCTTTATCAGAAGGAATGAGATAAAATTATTGAAGGAACATAGGGGTCTATTTATTGCATTTTTCATCACTTCTTCTTTCCTTAATACAAGATATGAAGTTCATGACTCAACCAAAGCTTGGTTGATTCATTCATTTCCCAACGAGTTTAGTAGGAGCGAAGTCACACCAAACATAGTGGTGGCTAAGGATGGCACAGGGGTTGTTGAAACCATTAGAGAGGCCATTAGACATGCTCCCTTGG TAATTCCTGGTTTGCCCAAGTTTCAGTTTGTTGGTGAAAACTGGCAAACCACCATCATTCAGGGAGAGCTATATAGAATTGAAAAGGAGTTATCTACCTTGCACACGACAACGTTCA CCATGAAGGGGCCAAACTTCATTGGAGAGGAGTTGACGATATTAAATATGGCTGGACCAGACAAACATCAAGTTGTAGCCCTTGTGGTTAGTGCCCCTGAAATGGCCTTTTAA
- the LOC126716873 gene encoding uncharacterized protein LOC126716873 isoform X3 gives MQTAVPPHAKHSSTAPPSVQNAGHHQPFSPTTQRFHLLRHHPSLALHLSVLPISHPQFFSPTTLSTLGFLPPELPRLLLLPLDWISGSGRILWMNQPREHTSSTLMADGDSPQQKVTQNGYKLL, from the exons ATGCAGACTGCCGTTCCCCCACACGCAAAACACAGCTCAACGGCTCCACCTTCAGTCCAAAACGCAGGCCACCATCAGCCCTTCTCTCCCACAACTCAACGGTTCCACCTTCTCCGGCACCACCCTTCTCTAGCTCTACATTTGTCAGTGCTACCCATCTCTCACCCTCAGTTCTTCTCTCCCACAACACTGTCGACACTTGGGTTTCTACCACCAG agcttccacgtcttcttcttcttcctctggaTTGGATTTCTG GAAGTGGAAGGatattgtggatgaatcaaccTAGGGAACACACATCCTCTACTTTAATGG CTGATGGAGACTCACCTCAGCAGAAAGTTACTCAAAATGGTTATAAGTTGCtataa
- the LOC126716873 gene encoding uncharacterized protein LOC126716873 isoform X1, whose translation MQTAVPPHAKHSSTAPPSVQNAGHHQPFSPTTQRFHLLRHHPSLALHLSVLPISHPQFFSPTTLSTLGFLPPELPRLLLLPLDWISGSGRILWMNQPREHTSSTLMVYLIATQKMKRYEEYVGRGALKKKNEEKLREGRENARSITESQKHKI comes from the exons ATGCAGACTGCCGTTCCCCCACACGCAAAACACAGCTCAACGGCTCCACCTTCAGTCCAAAACGCAGGCCACCATCAGCCCTTCTCTCCCACAACTCAACGGTTCCACCTTCTCCGGCACCACCCTTCTCTAGCTCTACATTTGTCAGTGCTACCCATCTCTCACCCTCAGTTCTTCTCTCCCACAACACTGTCGACACTTGGGTTTCTACCACCAG agcttccacgtcttcttcttcttcctctggaTTGGATTTCTG GAAGTGGAAGGatattgtggatgaatcaaccTAGGGAACACACATCCTCTACTTTAATGG tttatttgattGCAACTCAGAAAATGAAGAGATATGAAGAGTATGTTGGGAGAGGAgcgttgaagaagaagaatgaagaaaaattgagagagggaAGGGAAAATGCAAGAAGCATAACAGAAagtcaaaaacataaaatttag
- the LOC126716873 gene encoding uncharacterized protein LOC126716873 isoform X2 yields MQTAVPPHAKHSSTAPPSVQNAGHHQPFSPTTQRFHLLRHHPSLALHLSVLPISHPQFFSPTTLSTLGFLPPGSGRILWMNQPREHTSSTLMVYLIATQKMKRYEEYVGRGALKKKNEEKLREGRENARSITESQKHKI; encoded by the exons ATGCAGACTGCCGTTCCCCCACACGCAAAACACAGCTCAACGGCTCCACCTTCAGTCCAAAACGCAGGCCACCATCAGCCCTTCTCTCCCACAACTCAACGGTTCCACCTTCTCCGGCACCACCCTTCTCTAGCTCTACATTTGTCAGTGCTACCCATCTCTCACCCTCAGTTCTTCTCTCCCACAACACTGTCGACACTTGGGTTTCTACCACCAG GAAGTGGAAGGatattgtggatgaatcaaccTAGGGAACACACATCCTCTACTTTAATGG tttatttgattGCAACTCAGAAAATGAAGAGATATGAAGAGTATGTTGGGAGAGGAgcgttgaagaagaagaatgaagaaaaattgagagagggaAGGGAAAATGCAAGAAGCATAACAGAAagtcaaaaacataaaatttag
- the LOC126716873 gene encoding uncharacterized protein LOC126716873 isoform X4 gives MQTAVPPHAKHSSTAPPSVQNAGHHQPFSPTTQRFHLLRHHPSLALHLSVLPISHPQFFSPTTLSTLGFLPPGSGRILWMNQPREHTSSTLMADGDSPQQKVTQNGYKLL, from the exons ATGCAGACTGCCGTTCCCCCACACGCAAAACACAGCTCAACGGCTCCACCTTCAGTCCAAAACGCAGGCCACCATCAGCCCTTCTCTCCCACAACTCAACGGTTCCACCTTCTCCGGCACCACCCTTCTCTAGCTCTACATTTGTCAGTGCTACCCATCTCTCACCCTCAGTTCTTCTCTCCCACAACACTGTCGACACTTGGGTTTCTACCACCAG GAAGTGGAAGGatattgtggatgaatcaaccTAGGGAACACACATCCTCTACTTTAATGG CTGATGGAGACTCACCTCAGCAGAAAGTTACTCAAAATGGTTATAAGTTGCtataa
- the LOC126719154 gene encoding midasin-like yields MPLLPFFPGGALGQPKAASSSAAFLGPFVLCANELGLPPSSALDLKASREQWFNQLHPGRMLTVRDLLSCWVAFINMTERSLGPEFAFLHGAFLVLLDGLSLGTDISKKDAVEFRQRCLHFLLEKLAVETNNLIYTKLSRMENFGLGDLGMIADISCTENMQCDNIFGINPFYIEKGCESCEVGEFEFLAPMTCRNALRVLRAMQLPKLVLLEGSPGVGKTSLIVALGKFSGHRVVHINLSEQTNIMDLLESDLPIESDEGIKFAWSDGILLQALKEGCWVLLDEHNLAPQSVLEVP; encoded by the exons ATGccgcttttgcccttttttcctggtggagctttgggccaGCCGAAGGCTGCATCGTCCTCGGCCGCTTTTCTGGGCCCATTTGTACTTTGCGCTAATGAGCTTGGACTACCACCTTCTTCGGCTTTGGACCTTAAAGCTTCCCGCgaacaa TGGTTCAACCAGTTACACCCTGGGCGGATGCTTACTGTTAGAGATCTTCTCTCTTGCTGGGTTGCTTTTATTAACATGACAGAGAGGAGTTTAGGGCCTGAATTTGCATTTCTCCATGGGGCATTTCTTGTGTTGCTTGATGGACTAAGTTTAG gGACTGATATTTCTAAAAAGGATGCTGTAGAGTTCAGGCAAAGATGCTTGCATTTTCTATTAGAAAAGCTAGCG GTGGAAACCAATAATTTGATATACACAAAACTTTCaaggatggaaaattttggtttgggtgaTCTGGGAATGATTGCTGATATTTCTTGCACTGAAAATATGCAATGTGACAATATCTTTGGTATCAATCCATTCTACATTGAAAAAG GTTGTGAAAGCTGTGAGGTAGGGGAATTTGAGTTTTTGGCACCAATGACCTGCAGAAATGCCTTGCGGGTACTGAGGGCAATGCAACTTCCAAagctag TTTTATTGGAAGGTAGTCCAGGTGTTGGGAAGACAAGTTTAATTGTTGCCTTGGGAAAATTTTCTGGACATAGGGTTGTACACATAAACTTATCTGAGCAG ACTAATATAATGGACTTGTTGGAGTCGGACTTACCTATTGAGAGTGATGAAGGAATAAAGTTTGCGTGGTCTGATGGAATCCTACTGCAG GCTTTAAAGGAAGGTTGTTGGGTTTTGCTTGATGAACATAATCTTGCTCCACAATCTGTGTTGGAGGTACCGTAA